A window of the Pseudodesulfovibrio sp. JC047 genome harbors these coding sequences:
- a CDS encoding effector-associated domain EAD1-containing protein — protein MPSQVDVLLICALKDEFDQILQVSDGLIEPGWQHETSPQGWTLAKGSFESVTDEPLTICTSWAPHMGRENALALASVLLQDIPAKCVAMSGICGGQRGKVALGDVILADRLWSYDSGKIVAQDGEKKFLGDINQVNPPPIWVQRMQNVSVSESEEWLKLRPELTLEYQEQWAIMTMTEGHTPHQHQDFSRYCPDWKNVVSRLKKREWVDGEIKLSNSGRKEAEALARDYPTGLPTPAPFAIHVAPIATGAAVIEDDHFFENLKGSMRKTLGVEMEASAIGTFAGFNTIPAIVAKGVSDCGDPLKDDRYREFAARASAEVLISLLRQSKDLLQPPASRTPPVASGSEVPVDLIEILAEEYPDTRDARSVWERAGGRKGEVENNPRPKDLWQRLWNKSIQGASVTPKKLLQAALDDLPNNPTLLKHLNN, from the coding sequence ATGCCCTCTCAAGTTGATGTACTTTTAATCTGTGCGTTGAAAGACGAATTCGACCAAATTCTCCAAGTCAGTGATGGCCTCATCGAACCTGGTTGGCAACATGAAACAAGCCCCCAAGGGTGGACTCTCGCCAAAGGATCGTTTGAATCAGTAACGGACGAGCCTTTAACCATTTGTACTAGCTGGGCTCCACATATGGGTAGAGAAAATGCTCTTGCCCTCGCAAGCGTACTTCTACAAGATATACCAGCAAAATGCGTGGCCATGAGCGGCATTTGTGGTGGTCAACGCGGAAAGGTCGCTCTGGGTGACGTAATATTGGCTGACCGTCTCTGGTCGTACGACTCAGGTAAAATCGTAGCTCAAGACGGGGAGAAAAAATTTTTAGGGGACATTAACCAGGTGAACCCACCCCCAATTTGGGTCCAGCGGATGCAAAATGTGTCCGTCTCAGAATCAGAAGAATGGTTAAAACTTCGCCCTGAGCTTACCCTCGAATATCAAGAACAATGGGCCATAATGACAATGACCGAAGGTCACACACCCCACCAACATCAGGATTTTTCAAGATACTGTCCTGATTGGAAAAATGTTGTTAGTCGGCTGAAAAAAAGAGAATGGGTAGACGGAGAGATTAAGCTTTCGAACTCTGGACGAAAAGAAGCAGAAGCACTCGCTAGAGACTACCCTACCGGCCTACCTACACCAGCTCCATTCGCAATTCACGTAGCCCCTATTGCAACAGGAGCTGCAGTAATTGAAGACGATCATTTTTTTGAGAACCTCAAGGGATCAATGCGAAAAACCCTTGGCGTTGAAATGGAAGCAAGCGCAATTGGCACCTTTGCGGGCTTCAACACTATCCCAGCTATTGTAGCCAAGGGCGTTTCTGACTGTGGAGACCCACTCAAAGACGATCGCTATCGAGAGTTTGCTGCTAGAGCCTCAGCTGAGGTACTCATTTCGCTTTTGAGGCAATCAAAGGACTTGCTCCAGCCTCCTGCTAGCAGAACTCCCCCAGTAGCATCGGGCTCAGAAGTACCGGTAGATCTTATTGAAATCCTAGCTGAAGAGTATCCAGACACGCGAGATGCCCGCTCTGTCTGGGAAAGAGCTGGAGGCCGCAAGGGAGAAGTTGAGAACAACCCTCGCCCCAAAGACTTGTGGCAACGACTTTGGAACAAAAGTATTCAAGGGGCATCAGTAACGCCTAAGAAGCTACTTCAGGCAGCGCTAGACGACTTGCCGAACAACCCCACACTATTAAAGCATTTAAACAACTAG
- a CDS encoding GTPase-associated system all-helical protein GASH, translating to MSELLTELLEAGLIDKLGGDDELFEKFEKAAESVAEEFNDNPALIIRAILAGLNPDVAKDDPAIIMAKKALTAEWKSMSSVHPDTPIKLLRAIILDACDQIAKNTNAAVLWLTAADTLPFTNLGKEAPAVKRLLKIAATKYEEFATQPLPLPHKKKNPTSKLKAPVIPKTPAYSLDKEDLKLRVAAAAGQNYNNQSTGEYPANRYWASQGQDWSWDFTDRMTGLLADEFEGIAEAAIDGQAELNKQIVSSQTAIIDNLKEELASQRRWIKDVIDTTEKRTKAEQLRLNTLWWYETLYSTSLQTSYRQLPIEIASVAMAIDILEQLTTPTPASVGYVLAEAVNRLPGADFDEKISIQELLKTIHEKRNELPSDWREDIFDAPENGCLSLRDAIAIALKKNKLDIDATIERTAYGNEDEISLPEFAHALFRQEQAEHISRR from the coding sequence ATGTCTGAACTTCTGACTGAACTTCTGGAAGCTGGCCTGATCGACAAACTCGGCGGCGACGATGAACTATTTGAAAAATTCGAAAAGGCAGCAGAGTCTGTTGCAGAAGAATTCAACGACAATCCAGCGTTGATTATCAGAGCAATCCTTGCAGGCCTGAACCCAGATGTAGCAAAAGACGATCCTGCAATCATTATGGCCAAAAAGGCCCTGACCGCAGAATGGAAATCGATGAGTTCCGTACATCCGGACACCCCAATCAAACTTCTGCGAGCCATTATTTTGGATGCATGCGACCAGATTGCCAAAAACACTAATGCAGCTGTTCTGTGGCTCACCGCAGCAGACACATTGCCATTTACCAATTTAGGCAAAGAGGCTCCAGCGGTTAAGCGGCTGCTCAAAATAGCAGCAACAAAATATGAAGAATTTGCCACGCAACCACTCCCTTTGCCTCACAAAAAGAAAAACCCGACATCAAAACTTAAAGCCCCCGTCATACCTAAAACGCCAGCATATAGCCTCGACAAAGAAGATCTCAAGCTACGAGTAGCTGCAGCCGCCGGCCAAAACTACAATAATCAATCGACTGGAGAATACCCCGCAAACCGCTACTGGGCATCACAAGGCCAAGACTGGTCGTGGGACTTTACGGATCGTATGACCGGGCTACTTGCTGATGAATTTGAAGGGATTGCCGAAGCTGCAATCGACGGTCAGGCAGAATTAAACAAGCAAATAGTATCCTCTCAAACTGCCATTATTGACAACCTAAAAGAAGAACTAGCCAGCCAGAGACGATGGATTAAAGACGTCATCGATACCACTGAAAAAAGAACTAAAGCTGAGCAACTCCGACTCAACACTCTTTGGTGGTACGAGACACTATATTCTACATCGCTGCAAACCAGCTATAGACAATTGCCAATTGAGATTGCTTCCGTTGCAATGGCGATCGACATTCTCGAACAGCTGACAACGCCGACGCCAGCCAGTGTCGGATATGTTTTGGCTGAAGCCGTCAATCGTTTGCCTGGTGCCGATTTTGATGAAAAGATTTCGATACAGGAGCTCCTTAAGACAATTCATGAAAAGCGAAATGAACTCCCTTCGGATTGGCGAGAAGACATTTTCGACGCTCCGGAAAACGGATGCTTAAGCCTAAGGGATGCCATTGCTATAGCTCTCAAAAAAAACAAACTGGATATTGATGCAACAATCGAACGCACGGCATACGGCAATGAAGACGAAATAAGCCTACCGGAATTTGCACACGCTTTGTTCAGGCAAGAACAGGCGGAGCATATCTCCAGGAGGTAA
- a CDS encoding AAA family ATPase: MKSKVCAFANQKGGVGKTTTVNNLGVAIAKAGYKVLCVDLDAQANLTDGLGVDPYGVGQSVFDLLKGQPVERMILDVGDVHLLPASQLLATADLEFSGRIAREQLLRKGLKSILSSYDYIMLDCPPNLGLLTVNAFVAATHVYFVSEAEYYALSGLGLIWTTFEACKELNSTVELAGVIVTQYDRRKVLHRDVVRSIGEQGQFVNKVFETKIRCNVDLASAPSHGLSIFEYAPKANGAFDYAQLAREFLRKF; this comes from the coding sequence GTGAAATCGAAAGTTTGTGCCTTTGCGAACCAAAAGGGGGGCGTTGGAAAGACAACCACCGTGAATAACCTTGGTGTGGCCATTGCCAAGGCTGGATATAAGGTTCTGTGTGTCGATCTCGATGCTCAGGCAAATCTTACGGATGGTCTTGGTGTGGACCCCTATGGCGTTGGGCAGAGTGTGTTTGACTTGCTCAAAGGGCAACCTGTTGAGCGAATGATCCTTGATGTTGGGGATGTTCATCTGCTTCCAGCGTCGCAGCTTTTGGCCACAGCAGATCTCGAATTCTCAGGTCGAATCGCTAGAGAGCAACTTTTGCGGAAGGGGCTTAAGTCTATTTTGAGTTCCTACGATTACATCATGCTGGATTGTCCACCCAATCTTGGGCTGCTGACGGTAAATGCATTTGTCGCAGCGACACATGTCTACTTCGTGTCTGAGGCGGAATACTATGCATTGAGCGGCTTGGGGTTGATTTGGACGACTTTTGAAGCGTGCAAGGAACTAAACTCAACCGTCGAACTGGCTGGCGTAATTGTGACACAGTATGACAGGCGAAAAGTTCTTCATCGGGACGTTGTTCGATCCATCGGAGAGCAAGGGCAATTTGTAAATAAGGTTTTCGAGACGAAGATTCGTTGCAACGTCGATTTGGCCAGCGCTCCAAGTCATGGCTTGTCGATTTTTGAATATGCTCCAAAAGCTAATGGTGCATTTGATTATGCTCAGTTAGCGCGTGAATTTTTGCGGAAATTTTAA
- a CDS encoding DotA/TraY family protein → MKNPYSLPVDPAQGFSLPTINPHDLSARLLDAVFGPGWHSLNVGGDPGSGGNAAVSVLLPIFEQLNWLGTSAIIIIFIWVYLTGCIGTASEGKPLGEKYHTAWVPIRIATSLGAIAPVAKGFCLLQIGILWCVAFSIQFANWMWYVALDYQEKQVGQIVASLPPKVAEQADELVKTIFINQVNQERWNHFYGDPDSPLYNPIEGDTIYERREEERAGQKYILLVWNGPKSIRDTGMGYIRMPLMSDSSIQNKHENLIKKLVLECNSIAKPFVRNEALVSKEAFPVSPQKKLWLAADAYKKELREFISDYYKKEVPEKRKAAFEDFKREALWRGWVSAGAYAWTMSGFLEGLNQELKTFPTAFKPGNNALPIGDSNLAPLISEKGSSIILSRASQVAKEAFDMSAAAEAGKGGNEEGTLSTMFNEFFRGMITYVIHGMNSGDPIVSMSEVGHKLVATVHGYITAIIAIKAGASAVEHASENGWVGKIGNWLSGGITGALIKAGNKVVQGLGDFAIVGVIPLYLAGLAMAFLLPALPFIIWWGAVVSWLILVIESLVAAPIWCLAHAMPEGQGFAGQHGRSGYILLVSILLRPLLMLLGLIVALIIIAVIGPIISESAEIIISSAPMLPGGTERNIGLAGTIFYIFFFCAFILFLCNKLYQLINHLPDNIMRWLGQMGAGAQLMNGAEDHMRGSTNQVFGVFTTTAQAAGGGGTPSDSDSDSNSGKDEDAALNNKSRRNFSTSKNGRMGG, encoded by the coding sequence ATGAAAAATCCATATTCTTTACCTGTGGATCCGGCGCAGGGCTTTTCTCTGCCAACAATTAACCCGCACGATCTTTCCGCCCGTTTGTTGGACGCCGTTTTCGGCCCTGGGTGGCACTCTTTGAACGTCGGCGGTGATCCCGGCTCAGGCGGCAATGCAGCAGTGTCAGTTCTTTTGCCTATTTTTGAGCAATTAAATTGGCTCGGTACAAGTGCCATAATCATCATCTTTATTTGGGTATACTTAACAGGCTGCATAGGCACAGCCTCGGAAGGAAAGCCTCTGGGTGAGAAATATCACACCGCCTGGGTACCGATTCGCATTGCTACCTCGCTCGGAGCAATTGCGCCCGTCGCCAAAGGTTTTTGCCTACTGCAAATCGGAATTCTTTGGTGCGTCGCCTTCAGCATTCAGTTTGCAAATTGGATGTGGTACGTGGCACTCGACTATCAGGAAAAACAGGTTGGCCAGATCGTGGCCAGCCTGCCTCCCAAGGTGGCCGAGCAAGCGGATGAATTGGTGAAAACAATTTTTATAAATCAGGTGAATCAAGAGCGTTGGAATCATTTTTACGGCGATCCAGACTCTCCACTATACAATCCCATAGAAGGCGACACTATTTATGAGCGGCGAGAAGAAGAAAGGGCCGGTCAGAAATATATTTTACTTGTGTGGAATGGTCCCAAATCGATCCGCGACACAGGAATGGGATATATCAGAATGCCTTTAATGAGTGATTCTTCCATCCAAAATAAACACGAAAATCTCATTAAAAAACTTGTTCTTGAATGCAATTCGATCGCAAAACCATTTGTGAGAAATGAAGCGCTTGTGAGTAAGGAAGCGTTTCCTGTATCTCCCCAAAAAAAGCTCTGGCTCGCTGCGGACGCATATAAAAAAGAGCTCCGGGAATTTATATCTGATTATTACAAGAAGGAAGTACCGGAAAAGCGAAAAGCAGCTTTTGAGGATTTCAAACGCGAGGCCTTGTGGCGCGGTTGGGTCAGTGCTGGTGCCTATGCATGGACAATGTCAGGTTTTCTGGAAGGGCTGAATCAAGAACTTAAAACATTTCCGACCGCCTTCAAGCCAGGGAATAATGCTTTGCCAATAGGCGATAGCAACCTCGCCCCCTTAATCTCGGAAAAAGGAAGTTCGATTATACTTTCTAGGGCTAGCCAGGTGGCCAAGGAAGCTTTCGACATGTCAGCGGCGGCAGAAGCTGGCAAAGGCGGCAATGAGGAAGGCACTCTCTCCACGATGTTTAACGAGTTTTTTAGGGGAATGATTACGTACGTGATCCATGGAATGAACTCGGGTGACCCCATTGTTTCGATGTCTGAAGTAGGTCACAAATTGGTAGCAACTGTCCACGGATACATAACCGCAATTATTGCGATTAAAGCAGGAGCCTCAGCAGTTGAACATGCCTCGGAAAATGGTTGGGTTGGAAAGATCGGGAACTGGTTATCTGGCGGGATCACCGGCGCATTGATAAAAGCCGGCAACAAGGTCGTTCAAGGATTGGGAGATTTCGCTATCGTTGGCGTTATACCCCTATACCTTGCAGGCTTGGCCATGGCCTTTCTTTTGCCGGCGCTGCCGTTCATCATCTGGTGGGGAGCTGTGGTCAGTTGGTTGATTCTGGTTATAGAAAGCTTGGTAGCTGCACCAATTTGGTGCCTAGCTCACGCAATGCCTGAAGGTCAAGGCTTCGCCGGCCAGCATGGAAGATCCGGTTATATACTCCTGGTGAGTATATTACTCCGCCCTCTTCTTATGCTCCTTGGTCTTATCGTCGCCTTGATAATAATTGCCGTCATAGGCCCAATCATATCGGAAAGCGCGGAGATTATTATTTCATCAGCTCCGATGCTTCCAGGAGGCACGGAGAGAAACATTGGGCTAGCCGGCACTATTTTTTATATATTCTTTTTCTGCGCCTTTATCCTTTTCCTCTGCAATAAGCTTTACCAGCTCATTAACCACCTGCCTGACAACATCATGCGTTGGCTTGGACAGATGGGAGCTGGTGCTCAACTCATGAACGGTGCCGAGGATCACATGCGCGGATCTACGAACCAGGTCTTTGGTGTCTTTACTACAACCGCGCAGGCCGCTGGAGGTGGTGGGACGCCATCTGATTCTGATTCTGATTCAAATTCAGGGAAGGATGAAGATGCCGCTTTGAATAACAAATCGAGACGCAACTTTAGCACTTCAAAAAATGGAAGGATGGGCGGATAA
- a CDS encoding DUF6471 domain-containing protein — translation MDEKWNDEAKKILKSLLARNGKTQKELAELLCQHGCKETRSSVTTKINRGKFTFAWFLLVLSILDLQPEFKKSDTP, via the coding sequence ATGGACGAAAAATGGAATGATGAAGCCAAAAAAATTCTGAAAAGCCTCCTGGCACGAAATGGTAAGACTCAGAAAGAGTTAGCTGAACTGTTATGTCAGCATGGGTGCAAGGAAACACGCTCCAGCGTGACAACAAAAATTAACCGCGGAAAATTTACATTCGCTTGGTTCCTCTTGGTGCTCAGCATTCTCGATTTGCAGCCGGAATTCAAAAAATCTGACACACCGTAA
- a CDS encoding metallophosphoesterase yields the protein MILVVGDLHGRFEALNDLVQDKQPDAILQVGDFGYWPKEYPGWPPDDPEFELGRTKVYWCDGNHEDHEALELIQGTGQLEVAPGCFYQPRGSILVLADGRRVLFFGGAESIDKVHRKRGRDWFPQELPSYSDFAKVLDEPVDIVISHTAPTCFSIEKSPPFGYASLPWLAKFKEPTPKMLDAILEIVKPKQWFFGHYHVHQVGHDCGVDWTALGYADGLEKWWIELPERNEYALR from the coding sequence ATGATTCTAGTGGTAGGTGATCTTCATGGGCGTTTTGAAGCCCTCAATGACCTGGTGCAAGACAAACAGCCTGACGCCATTTTGCAAGTGGGCGATTTTGGGTACTGGCCAAAAGAGTATCCAGGATGGCCACCAGACGATCCGGAATTCGAACTTGGCAGAACCAAAGTCTATTGGTGCGATGGGAATCATGAGGACCATGAAGCGCTTGAGTTGATCCAGGGAACCGGCCAGCTCGAAGTCGCACCTGGTTGCTTCTATCAGCCACGCGGCTCGATACTCGTGCTTGCTGATGGTCGACGAGTGCTGTTTTTCGGTGGCGCTGAGTCAATCGACAAGGTTCATCGCAAACGTGGCCGGGATTGGTTCCCCCAGGAATTGCCCTCGTATTCGGACTTCGCCAAAGTGCTGGACGAGCCGGTTGATATAGTTATCAGCCACACGGCTCCGACTTGTTTCAGTATCGAGAAGAGTCCACCCTTTGGCTATGCCTCGTTGCCATGGCTTGCCAAATTCAAGGAGCCGACCCCGAAGATGCTGGACGCCATTCTTGAAATTGTGAAGCCGAAGCAATGGTTTTTCGGTCATTACCACGTCCATCAGGTTGGCCATGACTGTGGAGTTGATTGGACAGCCCTCGGTTACGCCGATGGCTTAGAAAAGTGGTGGATTGAATTGCCTGAAAGGAATGAATATGCGCTTAGATAG
- a CDS encoding site-specific integrase, whose translation MDLKQAAKMARKIVDRSLKESTRKGYLRSFHQLDDRGLTPQAYANEKSSAKPLSKRRYYALKAGYQYGLAEQIIQRFENVKALRRIADEGALEQAEHLESMILDSARLLEDQAPDYGRQRKREGRPSAHPKVQVDKKSRKGKRQYLGRLNKAIPDWQMELFRAVPRQHRLLILVLAASGCRPAELYPGREVGKGLVSDGVHLIIHDKKLVLTFYGAKTGQGYGQMKRELVICPVSTMEHGLYRLVEKAGGALCCEPAASDRAVRGAVELAVIKALGKRWKGKVSMASFRHQFSADLKGAGVSKEQIAIAMGHCSDRTQGNYGLASQRRKGSRRGLVQVTGSQPVKRRDLKPSSNVYPR comes from the coding sequence ATGGATTTGAAACAAGCTGCAAAGATGGCTCGAAAGATCGTTGATCGGAGTCTCAAAGAGAGCACCCGAAAAGGATATTTGCGGTCGTTTCATCAACTCGACGATAGGGGGCTCACGCCACAGGCATATGCCAACGAGAAGAGTTCAGCGAAACCATTGAGCAAGCGTAGGTACTATGCACTAAAGGCAGGCTACCAATATGGACTGGCCGAGCAGATTATTCAGAGGTTTGAGAATGTGAAAGCGTTGAGAAGGATCGCCGACGAAGGAGCCTTGGAGCAAGCTGAGCATCTTGAGTCCATGATATTGGACAGCGCACGTTTACTCGAAGACCAAGCCCCAGATTACGGCCGACAAAGAAAGCGTGAAGGACGGCCTTCGGCACATCCAAAAGTGCAGGTGGATAAGAAATCTCGAAAAGGCAAGCGCCAATATCTGGGTCGGCTCAATAAAGCGATCCCAGATTGGCAGATGGAGTTGTTCAGAGCCGTGCCTCGGCAACACAGATTATTAATTCTTGTTTTAGCTGCGTCGGGTTGTAGGCCCGCGGAATTATATCCGGGAAGAGAAGTCGGTAAAGGGCTAGTTTCTGATGGCGTGCATTTGATCATACATGACAAGAAGCTTGTTTTGACATTTTATGGCGCAAAAACTGGTCAGGGCTATGGGCAGATGAAACGCGAACTGGTGATTTGTCCGGTTTCAACAATGGAGCACGGGCTCTACCGTTTGGTAGAAAAGGCTGGGGGGGCTCTTTGTTGTGAACCTGCAGCGAGTGATAGGGCTGTTCGAGGGGCAGTTGAGCTTGCTGTAATTAAGGCTCTCGGAAAGCGCTGGAAAGGTAAAGTCTCGATGGCCTCCTTCAGACACCAATTTTCAGCAGATTTGAAAGGGGCTGGAGTCTCCAAGGAGCAAATTGCCATTGCCATGGGACATTGCTCGGATCGAACTCAAGGGAATTATGGCTTGGCCAGTCAAAGGCGAAAAGGGAGCAGGCGAGGGTTAGTTCAAGTAACAGGATCGCAGCCAGTAAAACGGCGTGATTTGAAGCCTAGTTCGAACGTATATCCCCGATAA
- a CDS encoding RepB family plasmid replication initiator protein, which produces MKHIDDKQRAAGNKLSVPSAHQLSLFYYDVDDEYSNMVELYNEIPKYVHDEPTDQKHLESREREFKANGILYKVVLHPARIKIRDPKTGMMIGTKEMFIGTREEFVEDAITKIAIENKSLFELKDTTRVAVTIGQIQQELKRISHSYSYSEIKEAIQILGGARIILEDEKGEAVAGTSTYPEFLLSTDAQDGRGYVQLHPLVSQHLKEGLFRQINYELCMGFKSRYARRIYKQLSLRFYGATYRQPPINIYLKSFVNRHGFVVYSKLSDNAKKFRIGLDELKAAKVIESFVEEHKKQGRKIVDYNFRLNVHFRFVRKELIRANGIRKKVNEKLLQRR; this is translated from the coding sequence ATGAAGCACATCGACGACAAACAGAGGGCTGCAGGGAATAAGTTGTCTGTGCCCTCAGCACATCAATTAAGCCTCTTTTATTATGATGTTGACGATGAATATTCAAATATGGTGGAGCTTTACAACGAGATACCGAAGTATGTGCATGATGAGCCGACTGACCAAAAACATCTTGAGTCACGTGAACGAGAATTCAAAGCTAATGGGATTTTGTACAAAGTAGTTCTTCACCCAGCTCGTATCAAAATTCGAGATCCTAAAACTGGCATGATGATTGGAACCAAGGAGATGTTCATAGGGACCCGAGAGGAGTTTGTGGAAGATGCAATTACAAAAATTGCGATTGAAAACAAAAGCCTTTTTGAATTGAAGGACACAACAAGAGTTGCCGTAACCATTGGTCAAATTCAGCAAGAACTGAAACGTATCAGTCATAGCTATAGTTACAGTGAGATTAAGGAAGCTATTCAGATCCTTGGCGGAGCCCGGATTATTCTTGAAGACGAAAAAGGTGAGGCCGTAGCTGGGACAAGCACATACCCTGAATTCTTGTTGTCTACAGATGCTCAGGATGGGCGCGGGTATGTCCAACTTCACCCCCTTGTTTCCCAGCATCTTAAGGAAGGGCTTTTTCGCCAGATTAACTATGAGTTGTGTATGGGGTTTAAAAGTCGCTACGCACGCAGAATATATAAGCAGTTAAGTCTGCGATTTTATGGTGCTACTTACAGGCAGCCGCCAATCAACATTTATTTGAAATCTTTTGTTAATCGCCATGGTTTTGTTGTGTATTCAAAGCTGTCTGACAATGCGAAGAAGTTTCGGATTGGTTTAGACGAATTGAAAGCTGCAAAAGTTATTGAATCATTTGTAGAGGAGCATAAAAAGCAGGGGCGAAAAATCGTTGATTACAATTTTAGGCTCAATGTTCATTTCAGATTTGTACGGAAGGAGTTGATACGGGCGAATGGAATACGCAAAAAGGTCAACGAGAAATTGCTGCAAAGGCGTTAA
- a CDS encoding site-specific integrase, translated as MAVNVWFRPYPRKGKKYRAYFKYKGKQPSKAVMTKKEGREWAEQKVKEIDAELKKEKSLALMFSAGSKEYLEDCAWMQRQTINEKYHQYTSFAEWMVKTILNKPVDFSFDSITIEIARKYYRYVQAKVSTKTANNHLKNLKAMWNWHMAEARTNFNPWTHIKKNKGEEHQEYVPPTEDVVAVLLAAKPWQQNYLNIILKTGCRASDPRRLTWDFVNFEQEWIAFWTMKRQGGEKKYRKIAMPKGSTLYNILKRRWNERDNRSIYVFTNPETGTGYVRNAWDFKYMLKDAYNYQKLKDGTKVKRREKVGLCSKAGVKLFTLKSLRHFVALRLDDSGKASLTDIQKLLGHEKATTTDTYLKGLRGDSQRAAAILDDDDLLKSSELNQNGAQNGAHPSDETE; from the coding sequence ATGGCAGTCAACGTATGGTTTCGTCCTTATCCAAGGAAGGGAAAGAAGTATCGCGCGTACTTCAAATACAAAGGGAAACAGCCGTCCAAAGCTGTAATGACCAAGAAGGAAGGTCGCGAATGGGCCGAGCAGAAAGTCAAAGAAATAGACGCGGAACTCAAGAAGGAAAAGTCTCTGGCTTTGATGTTTTCCGCAGGGTCCAAGGAGTATCTTGAAGACTGCGCTTGGATGCAGCGGCAAACAATCAACGAAAAATACCACCAGTACACTAGCTTTGCAGAATGGATGGTCAAAACCATCCTGAATAAGCCAGTCGATTTCTCCTTTGACTCGATCACTATTGAAATTGCTCGCAAATACTATCGCTATGTTCAGGCCAAGGTGTCCACAAAGACGGCCAATAACCACCTCAAGAATCTCAAGGCTATGTGGAACTGGCACATGGCAGAAGCTCGAACGAACTTCAATCCTTGGACCCATATCAAAAAAAACAAGGGAGAAGAGCACCAAGAATATGTTCCCCCCACTGAAGACGTCGTAGCCGTCCTCCTCGCCGCCAAGCCTTGGCAGCAAAACTACCTCAACATCATCCTCAAGACAGGTTGCCGCGCCAGCGATCCCCGCCGGCTAACATGGGATTTCGTTAATTTCGAACAAGAATGGATTGCCTTCTGGACAATGAAGCGCCAGGGCGGAGAGAAAAAATACCGTAAGATAGCGATGCCCAAAGGCAGCACACTTTACAACATCCTGAAAAGACGTTGGAATGAGCGAGACAATAGAAGCATATACGTCTTTACCAACCCGGAAACGGGCACAGGTTACGTCCGCAATGCGTGGGACTTCAAATACATGCTCAAAGACGCTTACAACTACCAGAAGCTAAAAGATGGAACAAAAGTCAAACGCAGAGAAAAGGTGGGCCTGTGCTCCAAGGCAGGAGTTAAGCTTTTCACCCTAAAATCACTTCGACATTTCGTCGCTCTGCGCCTTGATGACTCTGGCAAGGCAAGCCTAACCGACATCCAAAAGCTACTTGGCCACGAAAAGGCCACAACCACAGATACTTATCTCAAAGGGCTCCGTGGAGATTCTCAGCGAGCAGCCGCGATCTTGGACGATGATGACCTTCTAAAAAGTTCAGAATTGAATCAAAATGGTGCACAAAATGGTGCACACCCCTCAGATGAGACAGAATAA